The Nitrospira sp. genome window below encodes:
- a CDS encoding DUF2959 domain-containing protein, translating into MLQVVLAVMLLFIPFALSSCDKAYIATMEKMGYAKRDILSSRVKSARDAQEEAKQEIQTTLEKFGKVVSYEGGDLEDTYKKLSGELETSEDSAEAVKKRIQDVESVAGALFSEWEQELGQYSSTDLRRKSQAKLTQTKSRYKDMLAAMKRAEQRIEPVLKPLRDQVLYLKHNLNARALAAIKGELVKVDAQVDQLVKDMNRSIAEADKFIQSMEKESD; encoded by the coding sequence ATGTTGCAAGTCGTGCTAGCCGTCATGTTGCTGTTCATCCCGTTTGCTCTTTCCTCTTGCGACAAAGCCTACATCGCCACGATGGAAAAAATGGGCTACGCCAAACGCGACATTCTGAGCAGCCGCGTCAAGTCCGCGCGCGATGCGCAGGAAGAGGCCAAGCAAGAGATTCAAACCACCTTGGAGAAATTTGGAAAAGTCGTGTCCTACGAAGGAGGCGACCTGGAAGATACCTACAAGAAACTGAGTGGGGAACTGGAGACCAGCGAAGACAGTGCGGAGGCGGTCAAAAAACGGATCCAGGATGTCGAGAGCGTCGCCGGCGCACTCTTCTCGGAATGGGAACAAGAACTCGGCCAGTACTCCAGCACCGACCTGCGACGGAAGAGCCAAGCCAAACTCACTCAAACAAAAAGCCGCTACAAAGACATGCTCGCGGCGATGAAACGGGCTGAACAACGAATCGAACCGGTCCTCAAACCACTGCGCGATCAGGTGCTCTACCTCAAACATAATCTGAATGCTCGAGCGCTGGCTGCTATCAAGGGCGAACTGGTCAAGGTCGATGCGCAGGTCGATCAGTTGGTCAAGGATATGAACCGGTCCATTGCCGAAGCCGACAAGTTCATTCAGTCGATGGAAAAAGAATCGGACTAA
- a CDS encoding type II toxin-antitoxin system HicB family antitoxin, whose product MESTHYIYWQDKEQWLGYLQDYPDYWTQGQSLEELQSHLRDLYQDLTSGEIPGVRKLAELTLR is encoded by the coding sequence ATGGAATCGACTCACTATATCTATTGGCAGGACAAAGAGCAGTGGCTCGGTTATCTGCAGGACTATCCGGATTATTGGACGCAGGGGCAGTCCCTCGAAGAGTTGCAGTCCCATCTCCGAGATCTTTATCAAGACCTCACCAGCGGAGAAATCCCTGGAGTCCGAAAACTCGCTGAACTGACGCTCCGGTGA
- a CDS encoding DUF190 domain-containing protein: MRIEQGCLLRIFVGERDKQDGRPLYEWIVIQAHARKMAGATVYRGLMGFGAQTRVIHTFKIERLAEDLPVTIEIVDLRDKVEAFLTWIEQQICSSLLAMVQPVEIHSSESRTKLS; this comes from the coding sequence ATGCGCATCGAACAGGGATGTCTCCTACGGATCTTTGTCGGAGAGCGAGATAAACAGGACGGACGACCGCTCTATGAATGGATCGTCATCCAGGCCCATGCCCGGAAGATGGCTGGCGCCACCGTCTACCGTGGGTTGATGGGATTCGGCGCTCAAACCCGCGTGATCCATACCTTCAAAATCGAACGTCTGGCCGAAGACCTCCCAGTCACTATCGAAATCGTCGATTTACGGGACAAGGTGGAAGCCTTTCTCACCTGGATCGAACAACAGATCTGTTCAAGTCTTCTTGCGATGGTGCAGCCGGTTGAGATTCACTCTTCGGAAAGCCGCACGAAATTATCGTAG
- the aroC gene encoding chorismate synthase: MTANTFGRIFSVTSFGESHGPAIGCVVDGCPPGLALSAQDIQNDLDRRKPGTSRHVTQRQESDTVEILSGVFEGKTTGTPIALLIRNEDQRSRDYGNLIDTFRPGHADYTYWQKYGIRDHRGGGRASARETAVRVAAAAIARKWLHEKYGVVIRGYLSQLGPHELTFKTWEAVGQNPFFSANPDAVSTLESFMDELRKAGDSVGARITTVAEHVPVGWGAPVYAKLDSDLAGAMMSINAVKAVEIGSGFASVTQRGSEHGDELTPEGFLSNNAGGILGGISTGQDIVVTIGIKPTSSIRIPRKSIDKQGNPVMVETNGRHDPCVGIRATPIAEAMLALVLMDHALLHRAQNAEVATKTPKIGGAVKRPSN, encoded by the coding sequence ATGACTGCTAACACGTTCGGACGCATCTTTTCCGTCACTTCGTTTGGAGAGAGCCATGGTCCGGCTATCGGGTGCGTCGTCGATGGGTGCCCGCCAGGTCTGGCGTTGTCCGCTCAAGACATTCAGAACGATTTGGATCGCCGCAAGCCTGGCACGTCACGCCATGTCACGCAGCGCCAGGAGTCAGACACGGTTGAAATTCTTTCCGGGGTATTCGAGGGGAAGACGACCGGTACCCCGATCGCGCTGTTGATCCGCAATGAAGACCAACGCAGCCGGGATTATGGAAACTTGATCGATACCTTCCGGCCTGGGCACGCCGACTACACCTACTGGCAGAAGTATGGCATTCGCGACCATCGAGGCGGGGGCCGTGCCTCGGCTCGTGAGACGGCTGTACGTGTTGCAGCGGCCGCCATTGCGCGAAAGTGGCTGCATGAAAAGTATGGGGTGGTCATTCGTGGGTATCTCAGCCAGCTCGGGCCTCATGAATTGACGTTTAAGACTTGGGAGGCTGTGGGGCAGAATCCATTTTTCTCAGCTAATCCCGATGCAGTCTCCACGCTCGAATCCTTCATGGATGAGTTACGAAAGGCGGGCGATTCGGTTGGTGCCAGGATTACCACGGTGGCGGAGCATGTGCCGGTTGGATGGGGAGCACCTGTCTATGCCAAGCTGGACTCAGATTTGGCTGGGGCCATGATGAGCATCAACGCCGTAAAGGCCGTTGAGATTGGATCTGGTTTCGCCTCAGTGACCCAACGTGGGTCCGAACATGGTGATGAACTGACGCCGGAAGGATTTCTCTCCAACAACGCCGGCGGCATTCTCGGCGGTATTTCCACCGGGCAGGATATCGTTGTCACAATCGGCATCAAGCCTACATCGAGCATCCGCATCCCGCGCAAGTCGATCGACAAGCAAGGCAACCCGGTCATGGTGGAAACCAACGGCCGCCACGACCCCTGCGTCGGCATCCGCGCCACTCCGATTGCCGAAGCCATGCTGGCGCTCGTCCTCATGGACCATGCACTCCTGCATCGAGCGCAGAATGCCGAGGTGGCGACAAAAACTCCAAAGATTGGTGGCGCGGTCAAACGGCCCAGCAATTAG
- the crcB gene encoding fluoride efflux transporter CrcB — translation MIGTGGFIGSILRYLLSGYAQQLSKSIQFPFGTLAVNIVGCALVGFLAELADHRGVISGEHRAFLMVGLLGGFTTFSAFGNETMNLLRDGELWLACSNVVGHTVLGLAAVWVGYSTAYLLWK, via the coding sequence TTGATCGGCACAGGCGGGTTCATCGGGTCGATTCTCCGTTACCTGTTGAGCGGGTATGCGCAACAGCTCAGCAAAAGTATCCAGTTTCCATTCGGCACTCTGGCCGTCAATATCGTGGGCTGTGCGTTGGTCGGATTCCTGGCTGAGCTTGCCGATCATCGAGGCGTCATCTCTGGTGAACACAGAGCCTTTCTGATGGTCGGGTTATTGGGGGGGTTCACGACCTTTTCAGCATTCGGCAATGAGACGATGAACCTCCTACGCGACGGAGAACTCTGGCTGGCCTGTAGCAATGTCGTCGGCCATACTGTCCTTGGCCTTGCCGCCGTGTGGGTCGGCTACTCCACCGCCTATTTGCTCTGGAAATAA
- a CDS encoding GH3 auxin-responsive promoter family protein yields MRLIHDREWLPLLTHTERPDAVQRQLLSTILASQRDTQFGRLHGFTSLRSYEEFARAVPVLGFEDLRQDIESQEQSGEFLLNAEQPVHYVQTSGTTGKPKHLPLIRPAIDWISQYQRLFSYAQWSGVPKIYDGQVLVIAGQTVEGHLPGGAPYGSMSGLMNEALPMVIRQKSVLPDGILRVADVRLKYLRMAACAVAAGTLSVLATPNPSTILKLLEVICSEFPHLVEALAVGPRHPIFSQGMAWRESIALDEGRLAYLQTVIGQASKLDLAALWPELRAVITRTGGNCAVLISKLCAFLPKETAGVEMGYLSSECLGSLNVDVRENRCIPTFQEHFFEFVEVADGDDQMTDPILLGDLHQGKKYQVFVTTRSGLYRYAMNDIVK; encoded by the coding sequence ATGCGCCTCATTCACGATCGGGAATGGCTGCCATTGCTGACGCACACAGAGCGGCCCGATGCGGTTCAACGCCAACTCCTGTCGACCATTCTCGCCTCACAGCGAGATACGCAATTCGGACGACTGCATGGGTTTACGTCGCTCCGGTCCTACGAAGAATTTGCCCGGGCGGTCCCGGTGCTCGGGTTCGAGGATCTTCGACAGGACATTGAAAGCCAAGAGCAGAGCGGGGAGTTCCTCCTCAACGCCGAACAGCCGGTCCACTATGTCCAGACCAGTGGGACCACAGGGAAGCCCAAGCACTTGCCCTTAATTAGGCCAGCGATTGACTGGATCAGTCAGTATCAGCGGCTGTTTTCCTATGCGCAATGGTCGGGTGTACCCAAGATCTACGATGGACAGGTCTTGGTCATTGCGGGCCAGACAGTTGAAGGGCATCTGCCTGGAGGCGCGCCGTACGGATCCATGTCAGGGTTGATGAATGAGGCGCTGCCAATGGTGATTCGGCAGAAGAGCGTCCTGCCCGACGGAATCCTCCGTGTCGCTGATGTTCGGCTTAAATACCTGAGAATGGCTGCCTGTGCTGTGGCGGCCGGGACACTGTCTGTACTTGCGACGCCCAATCCATCGACCATTCTCAAACTGTTGGAGGTCATATGTTCCGAATTTCCGCACCTGGTAGAAGCGCTGGCGGTCGGACCACGGCATCCGATCTTTTCGCAAGGAATGGCGTGGAGGGAATCGATCGCTCTCGATGAAGGGCGTCTTGCCTATCTCCAAACCGTGATTGGACAAGCATCGAAATTGGATCTCGCCGCGCTCTGGCCGGAACTTCGAGCCGTCATCACGCGGACAGGTGGCAACTGCGCGGTCTTGATCTCAAAGCTTTGCGCTTTTTTGCCGAAAGAGACGGCAGGTGTCGAAATGGGTTACTTGTCCAGCGAATGTCTGGGAAGCCTGAATGTCGATGTCAGAGAGAACCGATGCATTCCGACGTTTCAGGAGCATTTTTTCGAGTTCGTTGAAGTAGCTGATGGCGATGACCAAATGACTGATCCTATTCTGCTTGGAGATCTACACCAGGGAAAGAAGTATCAGGTCTTCGTGACGACGAGGAGTGGCCTCTATCGCTATGCGATGAATGACATCGTGAAGTGA
- a CDS encoding GH3 auxin-responsive promoter family protein, translated as MVQPCPDHSVCPKRQRRHDYHGEKVYEHQAVEAVETILKSTDLACKFYVMLADVHRAGYTLYLEQVSVPSSFGNEVDEQLARLNVECQAKRESSRLLPLHVVPLRVGTAEAYRSHCVAKGQRDSQLKLIRLQYAHDCSFDFAPHLW; from the coding sequence CTGGTTCAACCGTGTCCCGACCATTCGGTTTGTCCAAAAAGGCAAAGGCGTCACGACTATCACGGGGAAAAAGTGTACGAACACCAAGCGGTGGAGGCCGTTGAAACGATTCTAAAATCTACGGATCTGGCTTGCAAGTTCTACGTGATGCTGGCTGACGTTCACCGGGCGGGATACACACTGTATCTTGAACAGGTCTCCGTACCCAGTTCATTCGGCAACGAGGTCGATGAGCAGCTGGCACGCCTGAATGTGGAATGCCAGGCGAAGCGAGAAAGTAGCCGACTGCTGCCGCTTCATGTCGTGCCGCTCCGAGTTGGCACGGCGGAGGCCTATCGGAGCCATTGTGTGGCCAAGGGGCAGCGTGATTCACAGCTCAAATTGATTCGACTTCAATATGCGCACGACTGTTCATTCGATTTCGCGCCACACCTCTGGTAA
- a CDS encoding neutral zinc metallopeptidase, with product MRIEDQRGSDNIEDRRGMGPARLGGRGGLGIGTIVLVLAVSYFTGANPLTVFNMINGVQSVTETMSPSAPSESGPVGAPSDHLGKFASVVLADTETTWRTLLGPRYEDPRMVLFTGAVQSACGTTSSAVGPFYCPNDHRVYLDLAFFDEMAHRLGAAGDFAQAYVIAHEVGHHVQNLLGVAEKVHRLQRQASQAEGNALSVRMELQADCYAGVWGYHAKQERNLIEPGDFEEGLRAAAAIGDDRLQEMSRGHVQPESWTHGSSEQRMTWLKRGLESGDPAVCNTFEGNRL from the coding sequence ATGCGTATCGAAGACCAGCGGGGAAGCGACAACATTGAGGATCGTCGCGGTATGGGGCCTGCCCGCCTCGGAGGCAGAGGCGGCCTCGGCATCGGGACGATTGTGCTCGTGCTGGCCGTCAGCTATTTCACCGGAGCCAATCCCTTGACCGTCTTCAATATGATCAACGGGGTCCAGAGCGTGACTGAGACCATGTCGCCGTCGGCCCCATCGGAGTCCGGACCCGTCGGCGCGCCAAGCGACCATCTCGGCAAATTTGCTTCGGTCGTCCTGGCTGATACCGAAACTACCTGGCGCACGCTCCTTGGTCCCCGTTACGAAGACCCGCGCATGGTTCTGTTCACCGGCGCCGTGCAATCCGCTTGCGGCACGACCTCGTCGGCCGTCGGTCCCTTCTATTGTCCCAACGATCACCGAGTGTACCTTGATCTTGCATTTTTCGACGAGATGGCGCATCGTTTAGGGGCAGCTGGCGACTTTGCCCAAGCCTATGTGATTGCGCATGAGGTCGGCCATCACGTACAAAATCTTCTCGGCGTCGCGGAGAAAGTGCACCGCCTTCAGCGACAGGCCTCCCAAGCGGAAGGGAATGCCCTTTCAGTTCGGATGGAACTTCAGGCCGACTGTTATGCCGGTGTGTGGGGCTACCACGCCAAACAAGAACGCAATTTGATCGAACCGGGAGATTTCGAGGAGGGGCTACGGGCAGCAGCGGCTATCGGAGATGATCGGCTGCAGGAAATGTCACGGGGCCACGTGCAGCCGGAAAGTTGGACCCACGGCTCATCGGAACAACGGATGACGTGGCTCAAACGTGGGCTGGAGTCGGGCGATCCTGCCGTCTGCAACACATTTGAGGGGAATCGATTATGA
- a CDS encoding Slp family lipoprotein, giving the protein MDMQFLSHSVVSGVLIILLMSGCASHRVVPDELETMIDRTVTFREVIEVPESYQGRILVVGGEVLKAKRLKDGTQIELLQLPLDKDERPILNRQRSDGRFFAIQREFLDPATIAPGTMMTIVGEVSEAKTEHLDEVEYRYPVLIAKHLHAWRDESDGYARPYPYPRFSIGIGGGTGGRIGAGGGFGIGF; this is encoded by the coding sequence GTGGACATGCAGTTCCTCTCTCACAGCGTTGTCTCCGGGGTGCTGATCATACTGCTGATGTCGGGCTGCGCTTCTCACCGTGTGGTTCCTGACGAGCTGGAGACGATGATTGACCGAACGGTGACGTTTCGAGAAGTGATCGAAGTCCCCGAGTCGTATCAAGGGCGAATCCTGGTCGTGGGTGGTGAGGTGCTGAAGGCCAAACGACTGAAAGATGGAACACAGATTGAGCTTCTGCAGTTGCCGCTCGATAAGGACGAAAGACCGATCCTGAATCGTCAACGATCAGACGGGCGCTTCTTTGCCATCCAGCGGGAATTTCTCGACCCCGCCACCATTGCGCCGGGGACCATGATGACCATCGTCGGGGAAGTGTCTGAGGCTAAGACCGAACATCTCGACGAGGTTGAGTATCGGTATCCGGTCTTGATCGCGAAACATCTTCATGCCTGGCGGGATGAATCCGATGGCTATGCCCGTCCCTATCCCTACCCCCGGTTTTCAATTGGAATCGGAGGGGGCACAGGTGGCAGAATCGGCGCTGGCGGAGGGTTCGGCATCGGATTTTGA
- a CDS encoding sterol desaturase family protein yields the protein MAEDSVFLALVHVLWPKLLTISVAFVLFELWNGSDRPTSSWWPCEWPVPVQTLLMALMVDSTRYWLHRISHEWGSLWRFHAVHHPPHRLYTLNVGRFHPVDKGLQFLLDSLPFIILSVPPAVLSLYFVFYALNGFFQHSNADVKLGWLNYVMSGPELHRWHHSMWSQESNNNYGNHLIVWDSLFGTRYLPADREVDVLGLVHRQYPTGFLDQMAAPFHSGLDKATA from the coding sequence GTGGCTGAAGATTCGGTATTCCTCGCCCTGGTGCATGTCCTGTGGCCTAAGCTGCTCACGATCAGCGTTGCCTTCGTCCTGTTCGAGCTATGGAATGGAAGCGACCGGCCTACCAGCAGCTGGTGGCCTTGCGAATGGCCTGTCCCAGTGCAAACTCTCCTGATGGCACTCATGGTCGATAGCACGCGGTACTGGCTCCATCGCATCAGCCATGAATGGGGGTCGCTCTGGCGGTTCCACGCCGTACATCATCCCCCGCACCGGCTTTATACGTTGAATGTCGGTCGATTTCATCCCGTCGATAAGGGGCTACAGTTCCTGCTTGACTCACTGCCGTTCATCATCTTGAGCGTCCCGCCGGCCGTTCTCAGTCTCTATTTCGTGTTCTATGCATTGAACGGGTTCTTTCAGCATTCCAATGCCGACGTTAAGTTGGGTTGGCTCAACTATGTGATGAGTGGTCCAGAGCTGCATCGTTGGCACCACTCCATGTGGTCGCAGGAATCCAATAACAACTACGGGAATCATCTCATCGTCTGGGATTCTCTGTTTGGCACTCGCTATCTGCCTGCGGATCGTGAAGTCGACGTGCTGGGACTGGTCCACCGCCAGTACCCCACCGGGTTTCTGGATCAGATGGCCGCGCCCTTTCATTCTGGGCTGGACAAAGCGACTGCGTGA
- a CDS encoding type II toxin-antitoxin system HicA family toxin produces the protein MKRRDLIRQLEARGCQLVRHGGKHDWYHNPTTNMSQPVPRHAEINEYLAKRILRLLANP, from the coding sequence GTGAAGCGAAGGGATCTGATTCGGCAACTCGAAGCCCGTGGCTGTCAGTTGGTTCGCCATGGAGGAAAGCATGACTGGTATCACAATCCCACCACAAATATGTCTCAGCCGGTTCCACGACATGCCGAGATCAATGAATATCTTGCGAAGCGCATCCTGAGGTTATTGGCCAACCCCTAG
- a CDS encoding ATP-binding cassette domain-containing protein: MGRVDPRIQAPAPSADSPSIIDIQHATVYRGDTCVFSDLSFMLREGEHAAVLGPNGSGKSTLLKLLSGDVHAMPRDDTRMVLFGDERWNVWDVRKQIGIISHDLQRDYLICAEGLNVILSGLYASNDTYDHQEFSKTQLTRADELIREFGIESLAGRRFGHLSTGEQRRFLLARALVHDPPVLVFDEPTSGLDPKACFQYLDLLRAQIAKGKTVLLVTHHLHEIPPEIERVIFLKEGKILADGQKSALLTNDRVSTLFESKMTLVQANGWYQALPG; this comes from the coding sequence ATGGGCCGAGTTGACCCACGAATACAAGCGCCGGCACCGTCGGCCGACTCTCCATCAATTATCGATATCCAACATGCTACGGTCTATCGAGGCGACACCTGTGTGTTTTCTGATTTGTCCTTCATGCTTCGGGAGGGTGAGCACGCCGCCGTTCTCGGACCCAATGGGTCGGGAAAATCGACACTCCTCAAATTGCTCTCAGGCGATGTGCATGCCATGCCGAGAGACGACACACGGATGGTCCTGTTCGGTGATGAGCGCTGGAATGTCTGGGATGTGCGGAAGCAGATCGGCATTATTTCACACGATCTCCAGCGCGATTACCTGATCTGTGCTGAAGGACTCAATGTCATCCTATCGGGGCTCTACGCCAGCAATGACACCTACGACCACCAAGAGTTCAGTAAAACTCAGTTGACGAGGGCCGATGAACTGATACGGGAGTTCGGTATCGAATCTTTGGCCGGTCGACGATTCGGCCATCTCTCAACCGGCGAGCAGCGGCGCTTCTTGTTGGCGAGAGCGTTGGTGCATGATCCACCGGTGCTGGTGTTCGATGAGCCAACCAGCGGGCTCGATCCCAAGGCATGCTTTCAGTACCTCGATCTATTACGGGCTCAGATTGCAAAAGGCAAGACCGTTCTCCTTGTGACGCATCACCTCCATGAAATTCCCCCGGAGATCGAACGTGTGATCTTCTTGAAGGAAGGGAAGATACTCGCCGACGGTCAGAAATCTGCGTTGTTGACCAACGATCGAGTCAGCACCCTCTTCGAGAGCAAGATGACCCTGGTCCAGGCCAACGGCTGGTATCAAGCCTTGCCAGGCTAA